In Harpia harpyja isolate bHarHar1 chromosome 22, bHarHar1 primary haplotype, whole genome shotgun sequence, a single genomic region encodes these proteins:
- the RPL31 gene encoding 60S ribosomal protein L31 isoform X1, whose amino-acid sequence MRAWMPFSVAQMAPAKKGGEKKKGRSAINEVVTREYTINIHKRIHGVGFKKRAPRALKEIRKFAMKEMGTPDVRIDTRLNKAVWAKGIRNVPYRIRVRLSRKRNEDEDSPNKLYTLVTYVPVTTFKGLQTVNVDEN is encoded by the exons ATGCGTGCATGGATGCCTTTCAGCGTTGCTCAGATGGCTCCTGCAAAGAAAGGTGGCGAGAAGAAGAAAGGACGCTCTGCCATCAATGAGGTGGTAACTAGGGAATATACCATCAACATTCACAAGCGGATCCATGGCGT GGGCTTCAAGAAACGAGCACCGCGTGCTCTCAAGGAAATCCGTAAATTTGCGATGAAAGAAATGGGTACTCCTGATGTTCGCATTGACACCAGATTGAACAAAGCAGTCTGGGCTAAAGGAATAAG GAATGTTCCTTACCGTATCCGTGTACGTTTGTCCAGAAAGCGCAATGAGGATGAAGATTCACCAAACAAGCTATACACACTGGTTACCTATGTACCAGTCACAACTTTTAAAG GTCTACAGACAGTCAATGTGGatgaaaattaa
- the RPL31 gene encoding 60S ribosomal protein L31 isoform X2, with the protein MAPAKKGGEKKKGRSAINEVVTREYTINIHKRIHGVGFKKRAPRALKEIRKFAMKEMGTPDVRIDTRLNKAVWAKGIRNVPYRIRVRLSRKRNEDEDSPNKLYTLVTYVPVTTFKGLQTVNVDEN; encoded by the exons ATGGCTCCTGCAAAGAAAGGTGGCGAGAAGAAGAAAGGACGCTCTGCCATCAATGAGGTGGTAACTAGGGAATATACCATCAACATTCACAAGCGGATCCATGGCGT GGGCTTCAAGAAACGAGCACCGCGTGCTCTCAAGGAAATCCGTAAATTTGCGATGAAAGAAATGGGTACTCCTGATGTTCGCATTGACACCAGATTGAACAAAGCAGTCTGGGCTAAAGGAATAAG GAATGTTCCTTACCGTATCCGTGTACGTTTGTCCAGAAAGCGCAATGAGGATGAAGATTCACCAAACAAGCTATACACACTGGTTACCTATGTACCAGTCACAACTTTTAAAG GTCTACAGACAGTCAATGTGGatgaaaattaa